A portion of the Eulemur rufifrons isolate Redbay chromosome 30, OSU_ERuf_1, whole genome shotgun sequence genome contains these proteins:
- the ZMYM3 gene encoding zinc finger MYM-type protein 3 isoform X1: MDPSDFPSPFDPLTLPEKPLAGDLPVDMEFGEDLLESQTAPSRGWAPPGPSPSSGGLDLLDTPAGLEKDPGVLDGATELLGLGGLLYKAPSPPEVDHGPEGTLAWDAGDQTLEPGPGGQTREVVPPDPGAGANPSSPEELLEPLAPDSPITLQSPHIEEEETTSIATTRRGSPGQEEELPQGQPQSPNGPPSPSVGETLGDGINNSQTKPGGSSPPAHPSLPGDGLTGKASEKPPERVQKRSERVRRAEPPKPEVVDSTESIPVSDEDSDAMVDDPNDEDFVPFRPRRSPRMSLRSSVAQRAGRSAVGTKMTCAHCRTPLQKGQTAYQRKGLPQLFCSSSCLTTFSKKPSGKKTCTFCKKEIWNTKDSVVAQTGSGGSFHEFCTSVCLSLYEAQQQRPIPQSGDPADATRCSICQKTGEVLHEVSNGSVVHRLCSDSCFSKFRANKGLKTNCCDQCGAYIYTKTGSPGPELLFHDGQQKRFCNTTCLGAYKKKNTRVYPCVWCKTLCKNFEMLSHVDRNGKTSLFCSLCCTTSYKVKQAGLTGPPRPCSFCRRSLSDPCYYNKVDRTVYLFCSPSCWTKFQRTSPEGGIHLSCHYCHSLFSGKPEVLDWQDQVFQFCCRDCCEDFKRLRGVVSQCEHCRQEKLLHEKLRFSGVEKSFCSEGCVLLYKQDFTKKLGLCCITCTYCSQTCQRGVTEQLDGSTWDFCSEDCKSKYLLWYCKAARCHACKRQGKLLETIHWRGQIRHFCNQQCLLRFYSQQNQPNLDTQSGPESLLNSQSPESKPQTPSQTKVENSNTVRTPAENENLGKIPVKTRSASTAPTPPPPPPPPATPRKNKAAMCKPLMQNRGVSCKVEMKSKGSQTEEWKPQVIVLPIPVPIFVPVPMHLYCQKVPVPFSMPIPVPVPMFLPTTLESTDKIVETIEELKVKIPSNPLEADILAMAEMIAEAEELDKASSDLCDLVSNQSAEGLLEDCDLFGPARDDVLAMAVKMANVLDEPGQDLEADFPKNPLDINPSVDFLFDCGLVGPEDVSTEQDLPRTMRKGQKRLVLSESCSRDSMSSQPSCTGLNYSYGVNAWKCWVQSKYANGETSKGDELRFGPKPMRIKEDILACSAAELNYGLAQFVREITRPNGERYEPDSIYYLCLGIQQYLLENNRMVNIFTDLYYLTFVQELNKSLSTWQPTLLPNNTVFSRVEEEHLWECKQLGVYSPFVLLNTLMFFNTKFFGLQTAEEHMQLSFTNVVRQSRKCTTPRGTTKVVSIRYYAPVRQRKGRDTGPGKRKREDEAPILEQRENRMNPLRCPVKFYEFYLSKCPESLRTRNDVFYLQPERSCIAESPLWYSVIPMDRSMLESMLNRILAVREIYEELGRPGEEDLD; encoded by the exons ATGGACCCCAGTGATTTCCCCAGTCCATTTGACCCATTGACCCTGCCAGAGAAGCCCCTGGCTGGAGACCTTCCAGTAGACATGGAATTTGGAGAGGATCTACTGGAATCCCAGACTGCCCCAAGTCGGGGATGGGCCCCCCCTGGCCCTTCTCCATCCTCGGGAGGCCTGGACCTGCTTGATACTCCTGCTGGCCTGGAAAAAGACCCTGGAGTCCTGGATGGAGCCACTGAGCTACTggggctgggggggctgctctATAAAGCCCCCTCTCCCCCAGAGGTGGACCATGGTCCTGAAGGGACCCTTGCATGGGATGCGGGAGATCAGACCCTAGAGCCTGGACCAGGGGGCCAGACCCGTGAGGTGGTGCCACCTGACCCAGGGGCTGGGGCAAATCCCTCTTCACCTGAGGAGCTGCTAGAGCCTTTGGCTCCAGATTCTCCAATAACCCTGCAGTCCCCCCATATTGAGGAGGAGGAGACCACCTCCATAGCTACCACGAGAAGGGGCTCtcctgggcaggaggaggagcttCCCCAAGGGCAGCCACAGAGCCCAAATGGCCCCCCTAGCCCTTCAGTGGGAGAGACTCTGGGGGATGGAATCAACAATTCTCAGACCAAACCTGGGGGCTCTAGCCCCCCTGCACATCCTTCCTTGCCAG GAGATGGCCTGACTGGGAAGGCCAGTGAGAAGCCGCCTGAGAGg GTACAGAAGAGAAGCGAGCGCGTTAGGAGAGCAGAGCCTCCAAAACCCGAGGTTGTGGATTCCACTGAGAGCA TTCCAGTGTCAGATGAGGATTCTGATGCCATGGTAGATGACCCCAATGATGAAGACTTTGTGCCATTCCGGCCCCGACGCTCTCCTCGCATGTCCCTACGCTCAAGCGTGGCACAAAGGGCCGGGCGCTCTGCAGTTGGCACCAAGATGACTTGTGCACACTGCCGGACGCCGCTGCAGAAGGGGCAGACGGCCTATCAGCGCAAGGGGCTGCCTCAGCTCTTTTGCTCTTCATCCTGTCTCACCAccttctccaagaagccctcGGGCAAAAAGACCTGTACTTTCTGCAAGAA GGAGATCTGGAACACCAAGGACTCAGTTGTGGCGCAGACTGGTTCAGGTGGCTCTTTCCATGAGTTCTGCacgtctgtctgtctctccttgTATGAGGCCCAGCAGCAGCGCCCAATCCCCCAGTCTGGGGATCCCGCCGATGCCACTCGCTGCAGCATATGCCAGAAGACTGGAGAG GTCCTGCACGAGGTCAGCAATGGCAGTGTGGTGCACCGGCTCTGCAGCGATTCTTGCTTCTCCAAATTCCGAGCCAACAAGGGACTGAAAACCAACTGTTGTGACCAGTGCGGGGCTTACATCTACACCAAGACCGGGAGCCCTGGCCCCGAGCTCCTCTTCCATGATGGCCAACAAAAGCGGTTCTGCAACACAACCTGCTTGGGGGCGTACAAGAAG AAAAACACACGTGTGTACCCATGTGTCTGGTGCAAGACCCTGTGTAAGAACTTTGAGATGCTATCACATGTGGATCGTAATGGCAAGACCAGCTTGTTCTGTTCCCTGTGCTGTACCACTTCTTACAAAGTGAAGCAGGCAGGGCTCACTG GCCCTCCCCGACCCTGCAGCTTCTGCCGCCGCAGCCTCTCTGACCCCTGTTACTACAACAAGGTTGACCGCACAGTCTACCTGTTCTGCAGCCCCAGCTGCTGGACCAAGTTCCAG cGCACAAGCCCTGAGGGGGGCATTCACCTGAGCTGTCACTACTGCCATAGCCTCTTCAGTGGCAAGCCTGAGGTCTTGGACTGGCAG GACCAGGTGTTCCAGTTCTGCTGCCGTGATTGCTGTGAGGACTTCAAGCGGCTTCGGGGTGTGGTGTCCCAGTGTGAACATTGTCGGCAGGAGAAACTCTTGCATGAGAAACTCCGATTCAGTGGGGTAGAGAAAAGCTTCTGCAGCGAAG GCTGTGTGCTGCTGTACAAACAGGACTTCACTAAGAAGCTGGGCTTGTGCTGTATCACTTGTACTTACTGCTCCCAGACCTGCCAGCGTGGAGTCACTGAGCAACTGGATGGCAGCACCTGGGACTTTTGCAGTGAGGACTGTAAGAGCAAGTACCTGCTGTGGTACTGCAAG GCTGCCCGGTGCCACGCCTGTAAACGTCAGGGGAAGCTGCTGGAGACCATTCACTGGCGTGGGCAGATCCGTCATTTCTGCAACCAGCAGTGTCTCCTGCGCTTCTACAGCCAGCAGAACCAACCCAACTTGGATACCCAGAGTGGGCCTGAGAGCCTCCTGAACA GTCAGTCTCCTGAGTCGAAGCCCCAGACACCCTCTCAAACCAAAGTGGAGAACAGCAACACAGTGAGGACCCCAGCGGAAAATGAGAATTTGGGCAAG ATCCCTGTGAAGACCCGATCAGCTTCAACtgctcccacccctcctccacctccgCCGCCCCCAGCAACACCCCGCAAAAACAAAGCTGCCATGTGTAAGCCGCTGATGCAGAATCGAGGAGTCTCCTGCAAGGTGGAGATGAAGTCCAAAGGGAGTCAGACAG AAGAGTGGAAGCCACAGGTGATCGTGCTGCCCATCCCAGTGCCCATCTTTGTGCCAGTGCCTATGCATCTGTACTGCCAGAAAGTCCCGGTGCCTTTCTCAATGCCGATCCCG GTGCCTGTGCCCATGTTCTTGCCCACTACCTTGGAGAGCACAGACAAGATTGTGGAGACCATTGAGGAGCTGAAGGTGAAGATCCCTTCCAACCCCTTGGAGGCTGACATCCTGGCTATGGCGGAAATGATTGCAGAGGCTGAGGAGTTAGACAAGGCCTCATCTGACCTTTGTG atctTGTGAGCAACCAGAGTGCAGAGGGACTTCTGGAGGACTGCGACCTGTTTGGGCCAGCTCGAGATGATGTCCTGGCCATGGCTGTCAAGATGGCCAATGTCTTGGATGAGCCTGGGCAGGACTTGGAGGCAGACTTTCCCAAGA ATCCTTTGGACATTAACCCCAGTGTAGACTTCCTCTTTGACTGTGGCCTGGTTGGGCCTGAGGATGTGTCTACTGAACAAGACCTTCCCCGAACCATGAGGAAG ggTCAGAAGCGGCTGGTGCTTTCGGAAAGCTGTTCCCGAGACTCCATGAGCAGCCAGCCTAGTTGTACTGGACTCAATTATTCATATGGTGTCAATGCTTGGAAGTGCTGGGTACAGTCAAAATATGCCAATGGAGAAACCAGCAAGGGTGATGAGCTGCGCTTTGGTC CCAAACCCATGCGTATCAAAGAGGATATTCTCGCCTGCTCTGCTGCTGAGCTCAACTACGGTCTGGCCCAGTTTGTGAGAGAAATCACTCGACCCAATGGCGAACGATATGAACCTGACAGTATCTACTATCTGTGTCTTGGCATCCAGCAG TATTTGCTGGAAAATAACCGAATGGTGAATATTTTCACGGACCTTTACTACCTGACTTTTGTTCAAGAGCTCAACAAGTCTCTGAGTACCTGGCAGCCCACACTCCTCCCCAACA ACACGGTGTTCTCCCGAGTGGAGGAGGAGCACCTCTGGGAGTGTAAACAGCTCGGGGTCTACTCGCCGTTTGTGCTCCTCAACACCCTCATGTTCTTCAACACCAAGTTTTTTGGGCTGCAGACGGCTGAGGAACACATGCAGCTCTCCTTCACCAACGTGGTGCGGCAGTCCCGCAAGTGCACCACGCCTCGGGGCACCACCAAGGTGGTGAGCATCCGCTACTACGCCCCAGTCCGCCAGAGGAAAGGGCGAG ACACGGGTCCTGGGAAACGGAAGAGAGAAGATGAAGCCCCCATCTTAGAGCAGCGTGAAAACCGCATGAATCCCCTCCGCTGCCCCGTCAAGTTCTATGAGTTCTATCTTTCAAAATG TCCTGAAAGCCTCCGGACTCGCAACGATGTGTTCTACCTGCAACCCGAGCGGTCCTGCATCGCCGAGTCACCTCTCTGGTATTCTGTGATCCCCATGGACCGCAGCATGTTGGAGAGCATGCTCAATCGCATCCTGGCTGTGCGCGAGATTTATGAGGAACTGGGTCGTCCTGGGGAGGAAGACCTGGACTGA
- the ZMYM3 gene encoding zinc finger MYM-type protein 3 isoform X2: protein MDPSDFPSPFDPLTLPEKPLAGDLPVDMEFGEDLLESQTAPSRGWAPPGPSPSSGGLDLLDTPAGLEKDPGVLDGATELLGLGGLLYKAPSPPEVDHGPEGTLAWDAGDQTLEPGPGGQTREVVPPDPGAGANPSSPEELLEPLAPDSPITLQSPHIEEEETTSIATTRRGSPGQEEELPQGQPQSPNGPPSPSVGETLGDGINNSQTKPGGSSPPAHPSLPGDGLTGKASEKPPERKRSERVRRAEPPKPEVVDSTESIPVSDEDSDAMVDDPNDEDFVPFRPRRSPRMSLRSSVAQRAGRSAVGTKMTCAHCRTPLQKGQTAYQRKGLPQLFCSSSCLTTFSKKPSGKKTCTFCKKEIWNTKDSVVAQTGSGGSFHEFCTSVCLSLYEAQQQRPIPQSGDPADATRCSICQKTGEVLHEVSNGSVVHRLCSDSCFSKFRANKGLKTNCCDQCGAYIYTKTGSPGPELLFHDGQQKRFCNTTCLGAYKKKNTRVYPCVWCKTLCKNFEMLSHVDRNGKTSLFCSLCCTTSYKVKQAGLTGPPRPCSFCRRSLSDPCYYNKVDRTVYLFCSPSCWTKFQRTSPEGGIHLSCHYCHSLFSGKPEVLDWQDQVFQFCCRDCCEDFKRLRGVVSQCEHCRQEKLLHEKLRFSGVEKSFCSEGCVLLYKQDFTKKLGLCCITCTYCSQTCQRGVTEQLDGSTWDFCSEDCKSKYLLWYCKAARCHACKRQGKLLETIHWRGQIRHFCNQQCLLRFYSQQNQPNLDTQSGPESLLNSQSPESKPQTPSQTKVENSNTVRTPAENENLGKIPVKTRSASTAPTPPPPPPPPATPRKNKAAMCKPLMQNRGVSCKVEMKSKGSQTEEWKPQVIVLPIPVPIFVPVPMHLYCQKVPVPFSMPIPVPVPMFLPTTLESTDKIVETIEELKVKIPSNPLEADILAMAEMIAEAEELDKASSDLCDLVSNQSAEGLLEDCDLFGPARDDVLAMAVKMANVLDEPGQDLEADFPKNPLDINPSVDFLFDCGLVGPEDVSTEQDLPRTMRKGQKRLVLSESCSRDSMSSQPSCTGLNYSYGVNAWKCWVQSKYANGETSKGDELRFGPKPMRIKEDILACSAAELNYGLAQFVREITRPNGERYEPDSIYYLCLGIQQYLLENNRMVNIFTDLYYLTFVQELNKSLSTWQPTLLPNNTVFSRVEEEHLWECKQLGVYSPFVLLNTLMFFNTKFFGLQTAEEHMQLSFTNVVRQSRKCTTPRGTTKVVSIRYYAPVRQRKGRDTGPGKRKREDEAPILEQRENRMNPLRCPVKFYEFYLSKCPESLRTRNDVFYLQPERSCIAESPLWYSVIPMDRSMLESMLNRILAVREIYEELGRPGEEDLD from the exons ATGGACCCCAGTGATTTCCCCAGTCCATTTGACCCATTGACCCTGCCAGAGAAGCCCCTGGCTGGAGACCTTCCAGTAGACATGGAATTTGGAGAGGATCTACTGGAATCCCAGACTGCCCCAAGTCGGGGATGGGCCCCCCCTGGCCCTTCTCCATCCTCGGGAGGCCTGGACCTGCTTGATACTCCTGCTGGCCTGGAAAAAGACCCTGGAGTCCTGGATGGAGCCACTGAGCTACTggggctgggggggctgctctATAAAGCCCCCTCTCCCCCAGAGGTGGACCATGGTCCTGAAGGGACCCTTGCATGGGATGCGGGAGATCAGACCCTAGAGCCTGGACCAGGGGGCCAGACCCGTGAGGTGGTGCCACCTGACCCAGGGGCTGGGGCAAATCCCTCTTCACCTGAGGAGCTGCTAGAGCCTTTGGCTCCAGATTCTCCAATAACCCTGCAGTCCCCCCATATTGAGGAGGAGGAGACCACCTCCATAGCTACCACGAGAAGGGGCTCtcctgggcaggaggaggagcttCCCCAAGGGCAGCCACAGAGCCCAAATGGCCCCCCTAGCCCTTCAGTGGGAGAGACTCTGGGGGATGGAATCAACAATTCTCAGACCAAACCTGGGGGCTCTAGCCCCCCTGCACATCCTTCCTTGCCAG GAGATGGCCTGACTGGGAAGGCCAGTGAGAAGCCGCCTGAGAGg AAGAGAAGCGAGCGCGTTAGGAGAGCAGAGCCTCCAAAACCCGAGGTTGTGGATTCCACTGAGAGCA TTCCAGTGTCAGATGAGGATTCTGATGCCATGGTAGATGACCCCAATGATGAAGACTTTGTGCCATTCCGGCCCCGACGCTCTCCTCGCATGTCCCTACGCTCAAGCGTGGCACAAAGGGCCGGGCGCTCTGCAGTTGGCACCAAGATGACTTGTGCACACTGCCGGACGCCGCTGCAGAAGGGGCAGACGGCCTATCAGCGCAAGGGGCTGCCTCAGCTCTTTTGCTCTTCATCCTGTCTCACCAccttctccaagaagccctcGGGCAAAAAGACCTGTACTTTCTGCAAGAA GGAGATCTGGAACACCAAGGACTCAGTTGTGGCGCAGACTGGTTCAGGTGGCTCTTTCCATGAGTTCTGCacgtctgtctgtctctccttgTATGAGGCCCAGCAGCAGCGCCCAATCCCCCAGTCTGGGGATCCCGCCGATGCCACTCGCTGCAGCATATGCCAGAAGACTGGAGAG GTCCTGCACGAGGTCAGCAATGGCAGTGTGGTGCACCGGCTCTGCAGCGATTCTTGCTTCTCCAAATTCCGAGCCAACAAGGGACTGAAAACCAACTGTTGTGACCAGTGCGGGGCTTACATCTACACCAAGACCGGGAGCCCTGGCCCCGAGCTCCTCTTCCATGATGGCCAACAAAAGCGGTTCTGCAACACAACCTGCTTGGGGGCGTACAAGAAG AAAAACACACGTGTGTACCCATGTGTCTGGTGCAAGACCCTGTGTAAGAACTTTGAGATGCTATCACATGTGGATCGTAATGGCAAGACCAGCTTGTTCTGTTCCCTGTGCTGTACCACTTCTTACAAAGTGAAGCAGGCAGGGCTCACTG GCCCTCCCCGACCCTGCAGCTTCTGCCGCCGCAGCCTCTCTGACCCCTGTTACTACAACAAGGTTGACCGCACAGTCTACCTGTTCTGCAGCCCCAGCTGCTGGACCAAGTTCCAG cGCACAAGCCCTGAGGGGGGCATTCACCTGAGCTGTCACTACTGCCATAGCCTCTTCAGTGGCAAGCCTGAGGTCTTGGACTGGCAG GACCAGGTGTTCCAGTTCTGCTGCCGTGATTGCTGTGAGGACTTCAAGCGGCTTCGGGGTGTGGTGTCCCAGTGTGAACATTGTCGGCAGGAGAAACTCTTGCATGAGAAACTCCGATTCAGTGGGGTAGAGAAAAGCTTCTGCAGCGAAG GCTGTGTGCTGCTGTACAAACAGGACTTCACTAAGAAGCTGGGCTTGTGCTGTATCACTTGTACTTACTGCTCCCAGACCTGCCAGCGTGGAGTCACTGAGCAACTGGATGGCAGCACCTGGGACTTTTGCAGTGAGGACTGTAAGAGCAAGTACCTGCTGTGGTACTGCAAG GCTGCCCGGTGCCACGCCTGTAAACGTCAGGGGAAGCTGCTGGAGACCATTCACTGGCGTGGGCAGATCCGTCATTTCTGCAACCAGCAGTGTCTCCTGCGCTTCTACAGCCAGCAGAACCAACCCAACTTGGATACCCAGAGTGGGCCTGAGAGCCTCCTGAACA GTCAGTCTCCTGAGTCGAAGCCCCAGACACCCTCTCAAACCAAAGTGGAGAACAGCAACACAGTGAGGACCCCAGCGGAAAATGAGAATTTGGGCAAG ATCCCTGTGAAGACCCGATCAGCTTCAACtgctcccacccctcctccacctccgCCGCCCCCAGCAACACCCCGCAAAAACAAAGCTGCCATGTGTAAGCCGCTGATGCAGAATCGAGGAGTCTCCTGCAAGGTGGAGATGAAGTCCAAAGGGAGTCAGACAG AAGAGTGGAAGCCACAGGTGATCGTGCTGCCCATCCCAGTGCCCATCTTTGTGCCAGTGCCTATGCATCTGTACTGCCAGAAAGTCCCGGTGCCTTTCTCAATGCCGATCCCG GTGCCTGTGCCCATGTTCTTGCCCACTACCTTGGAGAGCACAGACAAGATTGTGGAGACCATTGAGGAGCTGAAGGTGAAGATCCCTTCCAACCCCTTGGAGGCTGACATCCTGGCTATGGCGGAAATGATTGCAGAGGCTGAGGAGTTAGACAAGGCCTCATCTGACCTTTGTG atctTGTGAGCAACCAGAGTGCAGAGGGACTTCTGGAGGACTGCGACCTGTTTGGGCCAGCTCGAGATGATGTCCTGGCCATGGCTGTCAAGATGGCCAATGTCTTGGATGAGCCTGGGCAGGACTTGGAGGCAGACTTTCCCAAGA ATCCTTTGGACATTAACCCCAGTGTAGACTTCCTCTTTGACTGTGGCCTGGTTGGGCCTGAGGATGTGTCTACTGAACAAGACCTTCCCCGAACCATGAGGAAG ggTCAGAAGCGGCTGGTGCTTTCGGAAAGCTGTTCCCGAGACTCCATGAGCAGCCAGCCTAGTTGTACTGGACTCAATTATTCATATGGTGTCAATGCTTGGAAGTGCTGGGTACAGTCAAAATATGCCAATGGAGAAACCAGCAAGGGTGATGAGCTGCGCTTTGGTC CCAAACCCATGCGTATCAAAGAGGATATTCTCGCCTGCTCTGCTGCTGAGCTCAACTACGGTCTGGCCCAGTTTGTGAGAGAAATCACTCGACCCAATGGCGAACGATATGAACCTGACAGTATCTACTATCTGTGTCTTGGCATCCAGCAG TATTTGCTGGAAAATAACCGAATGGTGAATATTTTCACGGACCTTTACTACCTGACTTTTGTTCAAGAGCTCAACAAGTCTCTGAGTACCTGGCAGCCCACACTCCTCCCCAACA ACACGGTGTTCTCCCGAGTGGAGGAGGAGCACCTCTGGGAGTGTAAACAGCTCGGGGTCTACTCGCCGTTTGTGCTCCTCAACACCCTCATGTTCTTCAACACCAAGTTTTTTGGGCTGCAGACGGCTGAGGAACACATGCAGCTCTCCTTCACCAACGTGGTGCGGCAGTCCCGCAAGTGCACCACGCCTCGGGGCACCACCAAGGTGGTGAGCATCCGCTACTACGCCCCAGTCCGCCAGAGGAAAGGGCGAG ACACGGGTCCTGGGAAACGGAAGAGAGAAGATGAAGCCCCCATCTTAGAGCAGCGTGAAAACCGCATGAATCCCCTCCGCTGCCCCGTCAAGTTCTATGAGTTCTATCTTTCAAAATG TCCTGAAAGCCTCCGGACTCGCAACGATGTGTTCTACCTGCAACCCGAGCGGTCCTGCATCGCCGAGTCACCTCTCTGGTATTCTGTGATCCCCATGGACCGCAGCATGTTGGAGAGCATGCTCAATCGCATCCTGGCTGTGCGCGAGATTTATGAGGAACTGGGTCGTCCTGGGGAGGAAGACCTGGACTGA